One window of the Bradysia coprophila strain Holo2 chromosome X unlocalized genomic scaffold, BU_Bcop_v1 contig_26, whole genome shotgun sequence genome contains the following:
- the LOC119069069 gene encoding uncharacterized protein LOC119069069 isoform X2, with product MSHFRDVVASMVKSLKGQYDQILTDTIKAQVSRAMVKFQVELDILAQYVNSQNIVDTSPLEFDDFLEVQLNISGVQRPEEGQTATNSNLAVKDQNGNNNNTQGVPADQVKQEKTIANVVHNRRSSTISPMVRLGGDFKIYGMSTKKPLKVARRKTDGEPSRKVRAIDNETTPGLRSSKAGYSLKRFQCKYCPRKYRARQGLQFHVKAKHPKEGCEPPRFECDQCSSSYSYIGNLRIHQKKQHRNQSGTGTSDDHKK from the exons ATGTCTCATTTTCGTGATGTTGTGGCCTCCATGGTCAAAAGTTTAAAGGGACAGTATGACCAAATACTGACTGACACGATAAAGGCTCAGGTAAGCAGAGCCATGGTTAAGTTTCAAGTTGAACTGGATATACTCGCACAATATGTCAATAGCCAAAATATTGTCGACACCAGCCCACTGGAATTTGACGATTTCCTTGAAGTGCAGTTGAATATATCTGGAGTTCAACGGCCAGAGGAAGGCCAAACAGCCACAAATAGTAATTTGGCTGTCAAAGACCAAAACGGTAATAACAACAATACTCAGGGAGTACCCGCTGATCAAgtgaaacaagaaaaaaccATCGCCAATGTTGTTCACAACCGCCGAAGCAGCACAATTTCTCCAATGGTGAGA CTTGGTGGTGACTTCAAAATCTATGGTATGAGTACCAAGAAACCGTTAAAGGTTGCACGTCGAAAAACTGATGGTGAACCATCAAGAAAAGTTCGAGCAATTGACAATGAAACGACACCAGGGCTTCGCAGCTCGAAAGCAGGGTATTCGTTGAAGAGATTTCAGTGCAAATACTGCCCAAGAAAATATCGCGCCAGACAGGGCCTACAATTTCACGTTAAAGCAAAGCATCCAAAGGAAGGCTGTGAACCACCGCGATTTGAGTGCGATCAGTGTAGTTCAAGTTACTCGTACATTGGTAACTTACGTATCCATCAGAAGAAGCAGCATCGAAATCAATCGGGAACTGGAACGTCAGACGaccacaaaaaataa
- the LOC119069069 gene encoding uncharacterized protein LOC119069069 isoform X1 — MSHFRDVVASMVKSLKGQYDQILTDTIKAQVSRAMVKFQVELDILAQYVNSQNIVDTSPLEFDDFLEVQLNISGVQRPEEGQTATNSNLAVKDQNGNNNNTQGVPADQVKQEKTIANVVHNRRSSTISPMVRLVNQSMDDELLGGDFKIYGMSTKKPLKVARRKTDGEPSRKVRAIDNETTPGLRSSKAGYSLKRFQCKYCPRKYRARQGLQFHVKAKHPKEGCEPPRFECDQCSSSYSYIGNLRIHQKKQHRNQSGTGTSDDHKK; from the coding sequence ATGTCTCATTTTCGTGATGTTGTGGCCTCCATGGTCAAAAGTTTAAAGGGACAGTATGACCAAATACTGACTGACACGATAAAGGCTCAGGTAAGCAGAGCCATGGTTAAGTTTCAAGTTGAACTGGATATACTCGCACAATATGTCAATAGCCAAAATATTGTCGACACCAGCCCACTGGAATTTGACGATTTCCTTGAAGTGCAGTTGAATATATCTGGAGTTCAACGGCCAGAGGAAGGCCAAACAGCCACAAATAGTAATTTGGCTGTCAAAGACCAAAACGGTAATAACAACAATACTCAGGGAGTACCCGCTGATCAAgtgaaacaagaaaaaaccATCGCCAATGTTGTTCACAACCGCCGAAGCAGCACAATTTCTCCAATGGTGAGACTCGTGAATCAATCGATGGACGACGAATTGCTTGGTGGTGACTTCAAAATCTATGGTATGAGTACCAAGAAACCGTTAAAGGTTGCACGTCGAAAAACTGATGGTGAACCATCAAGAAAAGTTCGAGCAATTGACAATGAAACGACACCAGGGCTTCGCAGCTCGAAAGCAGGGTATTCGTTGAAGAGATTTCAGTGCAAATACTGCCCAAGAAAATATCGCGCCAGACAGGGCCTACAATTTCACGTTAAAGCAAAGCATCCAAAGGAAGGCTGTGAACCACCGCGATTTGAGTGCGATCAGTGTAGTTCAAGTTACTCGTACATTGGTAACTTACGTATCCATCAGAAGAAGCAGCATCGAAATCAATCGGGAACTGGAACGTCAGACGaccacaaaaaataa